The region ATCGGCGCGAAGCAGCCGCGGGCCCGGTCGGTTCCGACCTCCGTGAGCCGGGCGGCCGGGATCGCGCTGACGAAAGCGCTGTCGAAGGAGCTGGCGGAGGCCGGCGTCCTGGTCAACACCGTGTGCGTGGGGCTCATCTGGTCCGGCCAGTGGGAGCGCCGCCGGCGCCTGCTGTCACCCCCGCCCTCCCCCGAGGAGTACGAGCGCCAGGTGATGACCGAGCGGGCGGCCGCCCTCAACCCGATCCCGCTCGGCCGGATGGGCCGCCCCGAGGAGGTCGCGGACCTGATCGCCTTCCTGGCCTCGGCGCGAGCGGCGTACATCACCGGCACCGCGATCAACGTCGACGGCGGCGCCTCGGGCGTGGTCTGACTCGGCGACGGGGCCGGGCCGTGGCCGAGGGGAGCGGGTGGCGCGTCGTCCGCGGGTTCTTCGGGAGGACGGACCGTGTCAGCGGGATGTTCCTTGTCCTGTTCGGCACGGCCGTGCTCTGGGAGAGCCGGGCGCTGCCGCTGGGCACCCTCCGGAGGCCGGGCCCGGCCTTCCTCCCGGTGGTGCTGGCCGGTCTTCTCCTGGGACTGGCGCTCATGGTCCTCGCTTGCGGCCGGCGCTCGCCGTGGCTCCGCTCGCTCGACTGGAGCGAGGCGGGACACGTGGCGGCGATCCTCTCGGCGTGCGGGTTCGCCGCGCTCGCGCTCGAGCGGCTCGGCTATCGGCTGACGCTGGCCGTCGTGCTCGCCTTCCTCCTCGGCATGGTCGAGCGGAGCCGGCCCGCGGTCACGGTCTCGATCGCCGTGGGATTCGCCCTCGCCTCGTACTGGGTCTTCCGGCGTCTCGGGGTGCTGCTGCCCGACGGGCCCTTCGGCTTCTGAGTGCAGCCGCTCAGCGACCTGGCCTTCGGCCTGTCGGTCGCGCTCCAGCCCGGGAACGCCCTCTACGCGGTCCTCGGGTGCGTCATCGGCACCGTCGTCGGGGTGCTCCCGGGCATCGGCCCCATCGCGGCGGTGAGCCTCCTCCTGCCTGGCACCTTCGGGCTCGACGCGACCAGGGGCGTGATCCTGCTGGGCGGCGTCTACTACGGGGCGATGTACGGAGGCTCCACCACCTCCATCCTGCTCCGGATCCCCGGGGAGGCGGCGTCGGTGGTCACCTGCCTCGACGGCTACGCCATGGCGCAGAAGGGCCGGGCGGGGCCGGCGCTCATGATCGCCGCCGTCGGGTCGTTCGTCGCGGGCACCCTCGCCGTGGTCGGGCTCATGTTCCTCACGCCGGCGCTCGCGCGCCTGGCCCTCCGCTTCGGTCCGCCGGAGTACGCCGCACTCCTGATCCTCGGCTTCGTCGCGATCGGCTACATGAGTGGCGGGTCGATGCTCAAGGCCCTGCTCATGGCGGCCCTGGGCCTGATCCTGGGAACGATCGGGATCGACCTGAGCGGCCACCAGCGCTTCACCTACGGCGTCGCCGAGCTCGGGGACGGCATCGGCGTGGTACCGGTCGCTGTCGGCCTGTTCGGTCTGGCAGAGATCCTGGCGACCGCGGGGCGGAAGCTGCCGCCGAAGGCCTTCGCGGCCCGCCTCCGCGACCTGCCTCCCTCGGCGGAGGAGTGGCGCGCCTCTGCCGGCCCCATCGCCCGGGGAACCGTCGTGGGCTTCCTGATCGGCGCCGTTCCGGGGCCCGCCCACATCATCGCCAGCTTCGCGTCCTACGCGCTCGAGCGCCGGCTGTCCAGGCACCCGGAGCGGTTCGGGCAGGGAGCCATCGAGGGGGTGGCGGGGCCCGAGGCGGCGAACAACGCCGCTGCCGAAGCCGCCTTCGCGCCCATGCTCGCGCTGGGGGTCCCGTCGAACGCCATCATGGCGATCATGATGGCGGCCATGATGATCCACGGGGTGACGCCGGGCCCCATGCTCCTGCGTGAGCATCCCGGGGTGTTCTGGGGATTCATCGCCAGCATGTACGTGGGCAACCTGGTGCTCCTGATCCTGAACCTCCCCCTGGTCGGCCTGTTCGCCACCCTCCTGCGCATCCCGTATCGCATCCTCTACCCGTTGATCGTCGCCTTCTGCGTCCTCGGCGTCTACGCCGTCAACGGCAGCGTCGTCGAGGTCTGGATCATGGCGGTGATGGGCCTTGCGGGCTGGGCGCTCCGCAAGCTCGACTACGAGCCGGCGCCCCTCGTCATCGGCCTCGTGCTGGCGCCGATCTTCGAGATGTCGCTGCGGCAGTCGCTCATCCTGTCGGGTGGCAGCTACGTCATCTTTCTCCAGCGCCCGCTGGCGGCCTCGCTCCTCGGCCTGGCCGGGGGGTTGCTGCTCCTGGCGCTGGTCCCGCTGGTCCGGCGTCTCGGGACCGCCGGGCCCAGCCCCGTGGCGTAGCCGCCACGGAATTTCGGGTTTTCCGGAGCGTCACCCCCGCGTACACTCTGCTTCCATGATCGGTGTCTCGCCGCCCCGCAAGGAGGACCAGCGCCTCCTCGTGGGCGCAGGCCGCTTCCTCGATGACCTCCGGCGCGATGGGATGTGCTACCTCGGCGTGGTGCGGAGCCTCCATGCGCATGCGCGCCTCGTCGGGGTCGAGGTGGCGGCCGCGATGGCGGCGCCCGGCGTGCTCGCCGTCTGGACCGCCGCCGATCTGCCGGAGGCCGCGCGCCCGGTCCTGACCTTCGGCGGCAGCGTCCACCGCGACCGCCCCTTCGCCGTGCCGCTCCTGGCCCGCGACCGGGTCCGCTACGTGGGCGAGCCCGTGGCGGTGGTCGTGGCCGAGCACCCCGCGCTCCTGGCCGACGCCATGGAGGCTGTGAGCGTGGAGTACGAGACGCTGCCGCCGCTCGCGACCGCGGAGGCCGCGCTCGCATCGGGCACGCGGCTCCATGATGGCTGGCCGGACAACCGCGCGCTCGAGGTGCGTGGGGCGGTGGGCGATGCCGCGCGCTCCATGGCCACAGCCGATGTCGTGGTCGAGGGGTGCTTCCGCCACCCGCGGCTCGCCGCGGTGCCCATCGAGACCCGGGGCGCCCTGGCCGACCGGGACGGAGACAGCGGCCCGCTCACGGTGTGGGCCTCCATCCAGAATCCCTACAGCCTGCGGGAGGCCATCGCCTCGGTCCTCGAGCTGCCGGCAGAGCAGGTGCGGGTCGTCGTGCCCGACGTGGGCGGCGCCTTCGGTCCCAAGGGCCAGGTGTATCCGGACGAGGTGCTGGTGGCCGTCGCGGCCTGGAGGCTTCGCCGGCCGGTCAAGTGGGTGGAGAGCCGGCGCGAGGACTTCCAGAGCCTGGGCCACGACCGCGAGCACGCCCACGACGCGCGAATGGGCTTCGCGCGCGACGGAGGGATCGCCGCCCTCGAGGACTCGTTCCTCGCCGACGTGGGCGCCTACCCGGTGTCGGGCACGGGCCTCACCGCCAACACCGTCAACCACCTGCCCGGGCCGTATCGCGTGCCTAATTATCGCGCCGAGGGCGTGAGCGTCGTCACCACCAAGGCGCTGAACGCGGCCTACCGCGCGGCGGGGCGCCCCGAGGCCGTCTTCGTCATGGAGCGGCTCATGGATCTCGGCGCCCGCCGGCTCGGACTCGACCCGGCGGAGCTCAGGCGCAGGAACCTGGTGCGGCCCGAGGAGATGCCGTACCGCCCGGGTCTCACCTACAAGGACGGCGTGCCCGTCGTCTACGATCCGGGGGATTTCCCGGCGGCCTTCGAGCGCGCGCTGGGCCTCCTCGGCTACGACGACTGGCGCGAGCGGCAGCGGGCGCAGGGACCCGGCCCGAGGCGCCTCGGCGTGGGGCTCGCCTGTTACGCGCAGGGCACGGGGCTCGGCCCCTTCGAGGGCGCGACGGTGCGCGTGGATCCCAGCGGCACGGTCTATGTCGTCGTGGGCGTGGCGGCACAGGGGCAGGGGCATGCCACGACGCTGGCCCAGATCGCGGCCTCGGCGCTGGGCGCGGCGTTCGATGACGTCGTGGTCCAGGCCGGGGACACCGCGCGCTTCCCCTATGGCATGGGCACGGGCGGCAGCCGCGTCGCGGCCAATGCCGGGCCCGCTGTCGCGCGGACGGCGCGCGAGGTGCGGGAGCGCGCCGCGCGCGTGGCCGCGGAGCTGCTCGAGTGCGCGCCAGCGGACATCCGGATCGCCGAGGGCCGGGTGCACGTGGCGGGCCTGCCCGACCGCACGCTCTCCCTCGGGCGCGTGGCCCAGGCCGCCGTCAGGTCGAAGGCGCTGGCCCGGATGGGCGAGCCGGGCCTCAACGCCTGCACGTACTTCTACCCGGACACGGTGACGTGGGCCTTCGGCACCCACGCCTGCGCCGTCGAGGTGGACGTGGAGACGTGCGCCGTCCGCCTCCTCGCCTACGCCGTCGTCCACGATCCAGGCCGCGCCATCCACCCGGCCATCGTGGAGGGACAGCTCCAGGGCGGCGCCGCCCAGGGCATCGCCGCCGGGCTCATGGAAGAGGTGGTGTACGACGCGGACGGGCAGCTCCTCAGCGGCAGCCTCATGGACTACGCCATCCCCAGGGCCGACGAGCTGCCCTGGCTGGAGGTGGCGCTCACCGAGCACCCGTCCACCATCAACGAGCTCGGCATCAAGGGGGTGGGGGAGTCGGGCGCCATCCCCGGCGCCGCGGCCATCGCCAACGCGGTGGAGGATGCGGTGGCGGAGCTCGGCGTGCGGATCCTCGAGGTCCCGGTGACCCCCGCGCGGCTCTTCGCCCTGCTCTCGGGAGCGCGGACGCCGCGGCGATGAAGGGGGCGACCCTGGTCCTGCTCGTGCGCCACGGGCTCACGCCGACGACGGGACGCAAGCTCCCCGGTCGGGCGCCGGGCCTGCACCTCGCCGAGGCGGGGCGGCGTCAGGCCGAGGCGGCGAGCGCCCGCATCGCCCGGCTGGGCGGCGTCACGGCCGTGTACACCTCGCCCCTGGAGCGGGCGCGCGAGACGGCGGAGGCCATCGCGCGGGCCTGCCATGTGCCGGCGCGTGTCGAGCCTGGGCTCAACGAGGTCCAGATCGGCCGGTGGACGGGGCTGTCCATCGCGCGCGCCCGCCGGAAGCGGGAATGGACGAACGTGCTGCGGCATCCGAGCGGCTTCCGCTTCCCCGATGGCGAGTTCTTTCCCGAGATGCAGGCCCGCGTCGTCGCGGCGCTCGAGCGCCTCTGCGAGCGCCACCCGGGCGAGACGGTGGTCGCCGTGTCCCACGGCGATCCCATCAAGGCCGCGGTGGCCCATGCCCTCGGCGTGCCCCTGGATCTCTTCAACCGGATCGTCGTCGCGCCGGCCTCCGTCACGGCCATCGCCTTCCGCCCCGAGGGGCCAGTCGTGCTCACCGTGAACTCGTCCGACGGCGAGCTCGGGGGGCTCGGCGGCTGATGGGCGAGTCCTTCGAGCTCGACGCGCCCGATCACTTCACGGCCGGCACGACAGGGGCTCCGGGCGAGCGCGTCTTCTACGTGCAGGCCCGCCAGCAGTCGCGCCTCGTCACGCTCAAGAGCGAGAAGGAGCAGGTCCGCAGCCTGGCCGACTACCTGGCCGGCCTGCTCGTCCGGAAGCCGGGCGCGGCCGGAGCCGCGCCCGCGGACCTCGATCTGCTGGAGCCCGCGGACCCCGCCTGGGCGATCGCCTCGCTGGCCGTGGGCTACGACGAGGCGCGCCAACGGATCCTGGTGGAGGCGACGGAGCTCCTCGAGGAGGAGGGCGAGGGACAGGGCGAGGAGCGGGGCGCGGGCGAGCCGGCGGTGGCGCGCTTCCACATCACGCGTGCCCAGGCCGCGGCCTTCGTGGCCCAGGCCCGCGCCCTGATCCGGGCGGGCCGGCCCCTCTGTCCCATGTGCAGCCAGCCCATGGGGCCCGAGGGCCACGTCTGTCCTCGCAGCAACGGGCATGTCGTGAGGTGAGCCGCGTGTCGGCAGGGCCGACGGCGCTCGATCTCCTCACCCGCGGCGGCATCACGGTCAAGGGCCGGCTGCCGTGGAGCAGCAACGCGACCTTCCTGGTGGAGCTGACGCTCGAGGGGGAGACGGCCTCGGCTGTCTACAAGCCCGAGCGCGGCGAGCGACCCCTGTGGGACTTCCCGCCGGGCCTCTTCAAGCGGGAGATCGCGGCCTACCACCTCTCCGAGGCGCTCGGCTGGGGGCTGGTGCCTCTCACGGTGGAGCGCGAGGGGCCCTTTGGCGCAGGATCGCTCCAGCTCTTCGTCCCGGCCGACTTCGAGCAGCACTACTTCACCCTGGTCGAGCGGGCGGAACACCACCCCCGGCTGAGACTGATCTGCGCCTTCGATCTGCTCGCCAACAACGCCGACCGGAAGAGCGGCCACTGCCTGCTGGGTCCGGACGGCGCCATCCACGCCATCGACAACGGCCTCTGCTTCTCGGCGGAGCCCAAGCTCCGCACCGTGATCTGGGACTTCGCCGGCCAGCCCGTGCCCCCGGCGATCCTCGGGGACGTGGGGCGCCTCGTGGACGCGGAGCTGCGGCCGCCGCTGGCCGTGCTGCTGGCGCCGGCCGAGCAGGAGGCGCTCCTCGCCCGCGGGCGGACCCTCATCGCCGAGGGCCGCTTCCCCGCACAATCAGGCGGCCGCGACTACCCGTGGCCGCTCGTCTAGGACCGTCGTGACGAAGAGCTCGGGGCGCAGCAGGCTGTTCTCCGGGGTGGGCGGGGGCCTCGGGTTCGATCCCGTGGTGGCGCGGCGGGCGCTGGCACGGGCGGACGCGGAGCTGGGCGCGCTGATGCGCGCGGCCGGCCGCTTCCGGCTGGAGCCGGACGCGATCTCCGACCCGTTCGCCTCGCTCGCGGAGTCCATCGTCTACCAGCAGCTCACCGGCAAGGCGGCGGCGACCATCTTCGGGCGGGTGAAGGCGATCTACGCGCCCGCCAGGACGCTCGCCCCCCGCACGGTGCTGGACACGGACGACGCGCGCCTGCGGGCCGCGGGGCTCTCGCGCGCCAAGACGGAGGCGCTCAAGGACCTGGCCGGGAAGACGCTCGACGGCACCGTGCCGACGATCCGGGAGCTCGGCCGGATGGCAGACGAGGAGATCGTCGAGCGGCTGACGGCGGTGCGCGGGATCGGACGCTGGACGGTGGAGATGATGCTGATCTTCCGCCTCGGGCGCCCCGACGTGATGCCCGCCACCGACTACGGCCTCCGCAAGGGCTACGCGCGCGCCTTCCGGAAGCGGAAGCTCCCGGAGCCGAGAGCGCTCCTCGCGCACTCGGAACGCTGGCGCCCGTTCCGCACCATGGCGAGCTGGTACCTGTGGCGGGCCAACGAGCTGGACGAGATTCCGTTCTGTCGCTGACGCCCTGCCGAGGCGTCTATCCGGACCTCAGCGGATCCACCCACCGCAGCCCGGCGAAGCGCGCGAAGTCGGTATCGCAGGAGCAGAGCTCGGCGCCGTGCTCGATCGCGAGGGCCGCGAGGTGCGCGTCGGTGACCAGGTTGCCGGCCATTCCGCTGGACGCGAGCAGCCGGCGCAGCAGGCTCGCGTGCCGATCCCCGGGATGCACCACGGTCGCACAGGGTTGTGCGAGCCACGCCTCGACGACATCGAAGGCGCGCTCCCCGGCGAGCGGCCGGGTGAAGACACGCGGGTTCGTGCTCAGGCGCAGGAATGCAAGCAGGACGCCCCAACTGAACGCGATCGTCTCGGATCCGCTCAGCTGCCCCTCGAGCCAGACCCGGGCCTCGCGGTGACGGGGGGAGTGAGCGTCGACCGCATAGAGCAGCAGGTTGGCGTCGACGAGCCTCACTTGCGCAGCTCGAGCTCCCGGATGGCCTCGTCGTCCTCCAGCGCGGCGGCGAGCTGGAGGGCTTTGTCCACCGAGACACCGGCGCGCAGCCCCATGGGCTGGGTGTGCTGGCGGAACCGTCGGCGCCGCGCGCGCCCCGGCCCCAGGCCGGCGCGCACGGCCTGGTTCAGGGCCTGCTTGAACGAGATCCCGCGCTCGCGAGCCACCTTCTTGAGCTTGGCTGTGACGTCCGGGTCCAGCGTCACCGTCGTTCGCATGAGCGCATCATAGCATACGTGCGAATGCTGTCATGATGCCTCTCGGGCGTCGCCACCCCGCGCCGGGCCGCGCGCCCCCGTCAGATCCGCAGGATGCGCTGGGCGTTCTCGTAGAAGAGCAGCCGCCGCTCGGCGTCCGACAGGGGGAGCGATTCCGCCCGCTGGCGCTCCTTCAGCGGCACGCAGAGCGGCCAGTCCGAGGCGAACATCACGCGGTCCAGCCCGACCAGCCGCAGCAGGCTCACGATCTCGCCGTCGGAGAGCGGCGGGGGGCTCCAGGTCCCGGTGATCGCCAGGCAGGTGTCGAAATAGACGTTGGGGTATCTCTGGGCGAGCGCGCCCGCCTCCTCCTGCCATCCGAGACCGATGTGCGCCAGGACGACGGGCAGCCGTGGAAAGCGCTCGGCGATTCCCGCAAACCGCGCCGGTCGCGAGTAGTCGCTGAGGTGACATCCCAGGGGATGCCACCCGCTGTGGAAGACGACGGGCAGGCCGAGCTCCTCGGCACGCCCGTACACGGCCCAGAGACCCGGGTCGCTCGGGTACGATCGCTGCGTCGAGCAGTGGAACTTGACGCCGCGCGCCCCGGCCCCGACACATGTCTCGAGCTCGGCGAGCATCCCGTCCTCGCCCATGCGCGGATCGATCCCGATGAAGGGCACCAGCCGCGCGTGGTCCCGCGCGACCTGCAGGGTCCATGCGTTGCGCCGCTGGACCCGCCCCACGATGCTCTGGCGGACCTGCTCCTCGAGCGCGCCCCACTGCGCCGGCGCGGTGCCCTTCGCCCCACGGACGAGGTTGTCCTCCCGCATCTCCCCGGTCGGGGTGAAGTTCAGCATGACGGCACGGGCGAACCCGGCGGCGGCCAGGTCCGGCAGGAGATCCTCGACGACCCCGGAGGCGCCCGGGTGGGGGAGCGCCTGGATGGCCTGCCGGCCGACCTCTCGCGTCGGGAACGTGTGCGTGTGGGTGTCGATGATCGGGTAGTCCCGCATGGGCTCTCTTCTCCGTCAGGAGAGGCGTCGCGCTCGTCACCGGGCCGGGTTCGCCCGGCACGACCCTACCCCTCTGCAGGACGATGCGTCAAGGCGCGATCCTGCGTTTGCCGGACAGCGCGGCCTACGCGGCCAGCGGCCAGTCGGTGTAGAGGGCCTCGGCTTGGGCCATCACAGCCGCCAGGAACGGCTCGAAGTCCTCGGCCTTCACATCGCGGGCGCGCAGGACCCTGCGCACCGCGCCCCGCACCGCGGCCTTGACGTCGTCGCGGTGGGGCTCCGTCCAGTCGACCTTGAGGGTGCGCTTGATGACCTGGACCACCTCGTGGATGAGATCGCGCAAGACCTCGACCCCGTAGGCGGCCTCCCGCTGGGCAGCCACGGCATCGTAGAACGCCAACTCGTCCGCCTCCAAACCGAGCTGGGCCGCCCGCTCGTCGGCACGGGACATCTCCAGGCGGATCTCGAGCATGGCCTTGATGACGGCGGCCGCGTCAATGAGCCGGTTGTGGTAACGCTGCAGCGTCTGTTCGAGCAGCTCCTTGAAGCTCTGCGCCTGAGCCAGGTTCCGCGGCTGGCGCGCCTGGATCTCGTCGGATACGAGCTTCGTGAGCAGCCGGAGCCGGAGATCGGCCAGCGGCCGGTCCTTGAAGGTCTGGAGGAAGGCGTCGTCGAGGATGGAGATGTCCGCGCGCGCGATGCCGGCGATCTTGAAGATGTCCACCATCCCCTGCGATTCCACGCTGTCGTCCACGAGGTCGCGGACGGCGCGCTCGAGCTCCTGTCCGGGCTTGGCGCCCGGCAGCGTCTTGCCCAGCTCCTTGCGCACTCGTTGGTAGAAGATCACCTCGTCGGCATGGGGCCGGCACTCGTCGAGGTGCTTGACGAGTAGGTACGCGTGGGAGAGGCGCAGCTCGGCCTGGAGGAAGGCGTCCCGACGCTCGTCTGAGTCCGTGAGGTGCCCGAAGACCAGCGCGTATCGGTCCTCGAGATCGGCCGGCGACAGGCGCCGCCAGGCGCCGTAGTCGTAGCCCTCTGGGAGCATCTCCCGCACGGCGGCCAGGGCTTGGAGGAACAGGGGCCTGGCCTCCTCGGACACGCCGGGGGCTGGCTCGCCCCGCCCCCCGCCCTGTGAGTACTTCCCTGTCGCCTCCCGCAACTCGTCGGCGATCCCGATGTAGTCCACGATCAGGCCATGGGGCTTGTCGCGGAAGACACGGTTCACGCGCGAGATGGCCTGGATGATCGTGTGCCCGCGCATGGGCTTGTCGAGGTACAGGGTGTGCAGACACGGGATATCGGTACCCGTCAGCCACATGTCACACACGATGGCGATCTTGAGCGGGTCGTCGGGATCCACCATCCGGGCCTTGATCGCCTCGCGCTGCGGCTTGGTGGTGATGTGGCCGGCCTGGCTCCACTCGACGGGGTCCTCGCCGAGATTGCCGGTCATCACGACCTTCACCTCGGGGCAGCCCGGCAGGGCGGTCAAGGCATTGTACAGGCGCACGCAGTTCTCCCGCGTCATGCAGACCACCAGCGCCTTGCCGTCGAGCGTGGCCGTGCGCTCCCGGAAATGCGCGAGGAGGTCCCCTGCGATCTCGTCCACCCGCTCCCTGGCGCCCGCCGCCTGGGCAAGCGCGGCCCACCGGCTCTTGCGCCGCTCGAGGTCCGTGACCTTCTGCCAGGCGGTGATCTCCTGGAGCGCCGCATCCACATCGGCGTGAGTGAGATGCAGGCGCACCTGGCGCGGCGCGTAGTAGATGGGTACGGTCGCCCGGTCCTCCTGCGACTGCTTGATGTCGTAGGTGTGGATCAGGTCGCCGAAGACCTCGACGGTGTCCGCCCCGCTGAAGCTGATGGGCGTGCCCGTGAACCCGATGCGCCGGGCATGGGGCAGCGCCTCGGCCAGGTAGCGCGCGTAGCCCTTGAGGAAGCCGTACTGGCTGCGGTGTGCCTCGTCGGCGATCAGGATGATGTCCGACCGCGTCGAGAGCACCGGATGCTCCACCTCGGTGGCTCCTTCACTGTCGCGCTTGAGGCGGAACTTCTCGATCGTCGTGAAGATGATCTCTCCGCCCTCGGTTCGCAGCAGCTCCCGCAGCTCGTCCACCGAGTCGGCGTGCTTCACGCCCCCCACCAGCGCCCGGGCGTAGACGAACTGGTCATGGAGCTGGTCGTCGAGATCGGCCCGGTCGACCTCGATGACGAACGTCGGATTCGCCAGCCGGCGGCGCAGGATGCCGACCAGGAAGACCATGGACAGGGACTTTCCCGACCCCGTGGTGTGCCAGATGACCCCGATACGGCGGTCGGCGTCGGCCCGCGAGGCCTCCGCGGCCTTGTCCGCGGCGATGCAGACCGCGAAGTACTGATGATACTTCGCCCCCTTCTTGGCGACCTTCTCGTTGGCCACCTCGAAGAGGATGAAGTGGCGAATGTAGTCGAGGAACCGGTCCTTCCGGAACAGCCCCTCGATGAGCGTCTTCATGCTTGCGGTCGTGCCCGGCTCCACCTGCTCGCCGTCGATGGACCTCCACGGCGAGAACCATTCTGGCGGGGCGTCCCACGTCCCGTGGAGCGTCGTGACGCCGTCAGAGACCACCGTCACGGCGTTGAATTCGAAGAGCTGGGGGATGTCGTGGCGATAGTGGGCGAGCTGGTTGAGGGCGTTCTCCACGGTGGGGTGGGGATCCCAGGGGTTCTTCAGCTCGAACGCCGCGAGCGGCAGCCCGTTGACGAAGACCACCACGTCGGGACGGCGGTCGTTCCGACCGCGTACCGAGAACTGGTTGACGACCAGGAACTCGTTGCCTTCTGGGTGATCCCAGTTGACGGCGTACACGTGCCGGTGCTCCACGCGACCACCGGGCCCCTCGACCCGCACCTCGATGCCGCGCGTGAGGGCTTCGTGGAAGGCCATGTTCCGGCGCAGGGTGTCCACTCCCTCGGGACGGGAGAGGCGATTGAGCGCCTCTTCGGTCGCCGCACGAGGGAGATCCGGGTACTGCCGGGCGAGGAAGGCCTTCAGGCGATCGCGGAGAACAACTTCCTCGAGAGGGCGGTCCAACTCGCTACCGTGGATGTGACGATACCCGAGGCGCTCCAGGCGCTCGATCGTGGCAAGCTCAAACTCAGTCTCGCTGCCCCGGTGCGCCACGGTCTGGCGAGCTATCCGGGCTGGCTCACGTCGATGGGCTTGCCGGTGGCGCGCGCGTAGAGCACGTCGGGGTCGAGGTCGGCTCCCCCCGGCCAGCAGATCGTGCCCAGTTCGGGATGGACCCGCAGCTCGGCGAAGCGTTCCGGATCCCGAAGGGGCGCAAACACCCCCTCGAAGCGAATCACCTGGCCGAGGTCCAGGTCCGCCTCGACTCCGTCCTCGAAGCGGAGATGCACCCGATAGCCGCCCAGGAGCCGAGCTTCCACCACGTCCACAAGCATGGCCTACTCCAGCGGCGCGATGGCCTGCAGCGGCGCTTGCTGCCGGGCCAGGCGCCAGTCGTCCCGCAGATCCTCCTGGTGGAGGGCTGCCCATTCAGTGACCAGCCCCAGCACCCGCGGCGACAGCCGCCCCTCCAGCACCGTCAGCGAATCGATTGCCACGAGCGCCCGTTGCCCGCCGTATCGAGCGTGGAAGTGCGGCGGGTTGTGGTCATTGTAGAACATCGTGATCACGATGCCGAAGAAGCGGCAGATCTCAGGCACCCGCCCGCTCCACCAGCTTCTCCGCCTCGCGCACCCGGATCTCGCCGCTGAGCAGCTTGGGGAGGAGGGTGTCGCGGAGCGCAGTCAGTGCCCTCGACTCCTCGTTGTTCCTCCAGGCAAGTTCGAGGAGCGGGTCCACCATCTCCTCGAAGGCCCTGACGATAGGCTCCGACGGATGGACCACCCTGCCGCGCGCAAAGGAGTCGGGACGCACCGCAGGATAGGCACTGCCCTCAGCGTGGCTCGTCAGGTACTCGACGAATTCATCCGTCGT is a window of Candidatus Rokuibacteriota bacterium DNA encoding:
- a CDS encoding tripartite tricarboxylate transporter TctB family protein gives rise to the protein MAEGSGWRVVRGFFGRTDRVSGMFLVLFGTAVLWESRALPLGTLRRPGPAFLPVVLAGLLLGLALMVLACGRRSPWLRSLDWSEAGHVAAILSACGFAALALERLGYRLTLAVVLAFLLGMVERSRPAVTVSIAVGFALASYWVFRRLGVLLPDGPFGF
- a CDS encoding histidine phosphatase family protein, producing MKGATLVLLVRHGLTPTTGRKLPGRAPGLHLAEAGRRQAEAASARIARLGGVTAVYTSPLERARETAEAIARACHVPARVEPGLNEVQIGRWTGLSIARARRKREWTNVLRHPSGFRFPDGEFFPEMQARVVAALERLCERHPGETVVAVSHGDPIKAAVAHALGVPLDLFNRIVVAPASVTAIAFRPEGPVVLTVNSSDGELGGLGG
- a CDS encoding SCO1664 family protein, which codes for MSRVSAGPTALDLLTRGGITVKGRLPWSSNATFLVELTLEGETASAVYKPERGERPLWDFPPGLFKREIAAYHLSEALGWGLVPLTVEREGPFGAGSLQLFVPADFEQHYFTLVERAEHHPRLRLICAFDLLANNADRKSGHCLLGPDGAIHAIDNGLCFSAEPKLRTVIWDFAGQPVPPAILGDVGRLVDAELRPPLAVLLAPAEQEALLARGRTLIAEGRFPAQSGGRDYPWPLV
- a CDS encoding antitoxin, coding for MRTTVTLDPDVTAKLKKVARERGISFKQALNQAVRAGLGPGRARRRRFRQHTQPMGLRAGVSVDKALQLAAALEDDEAIRELELRK
- a CDS encoding DUF3090 family protein, with protein sequence MGESFELDAPDHFTAGTTGAPGERVFYVQARQQSRLVTLKSEKEQVRSLADYLAGLLVRKPGAAGAAPADLDLLEPADPAWAIASLAVGYDEARQRILVEATELLEEEGEGQGEERGAGEPAVARFHITRAQAAAFVAQARALIRAGRPLCPMCSQPMGPEGHVCPRSNGHVVR
- a CDS encoding type II toxin-antitoxin system VapC family toxin gives rise to the protein MRLVDANLLLYAVDAHSPRHREARVWLEGQLSGSETIAFSWGVLLAFLRLSTNPRVFTRPLAGERAFDVVEAWLAQPCATVVHPGDRHASLLRRLLASSGMAGNLVTDAHLAALAIEHGAELCSCDTDFARFAGLRWVDPLRSG
- a CDS encoding xanthine dehydrogenase family protein; its protein translation is MIGVSPPRKEDQRLLVGAGRFLDDLRRDGMCYLGVVRSLHAHARLVGVEVAAAMAAPGVLAVWTAADLPEAARPVLTFGGSVHRDRPFAVPLLARDRVRYVGEPVAVVVAEHPALLADAMEAVSVEYETLPPLATAEAALASGTRLHDGWPDNRALEVRGAVGDAARSMATADVVVEGCFRHPRLAAVPIETRGALADRDGDSGPLTVWASIQNPYSLREAIASVLELPAEQVRVVVPDVGGAFGPKGQVYPDEVLVAVAAWRLRRPVKWVESRREDFQSLGHDREHAHDARMGFARDGGIAALEDSFLADVGAYPVSGTGLTANTVNHLPGPYRVPNYRAEGVSVVTTKALNAAYRAAGRPEAVFVMERLMDLGARRLGLDPAELRRRNLVRPEEMPYRPGLTYKDGVPVVYDPGDFPAAFERALGLLGYDDWRERQRAQGPGPRRLGVGLACYAQGTGLGPFEGATVRVDPSGTVYVVVGVAAQGQGHATTLAQIAASALGAAFDDVVVQAGDTARFPYGMGTGGSRVAANAGPAVARTAREVRERAARVAAELLECAPADIRIAEGRVHVAGLPDRTLSLGRVAQAAVRSKALARMGEPGLNACTYFYPDTVTWAFGTHACAVEVDVETCAVRLLAYAVVHDPGRAIHPAIVEGQLQGGAAQGIAAGLMEEVVYDADGQLLSGSLMDYAIPRADELPWLEVALTEHPSTINELGIKGVGESGAIPGAAAIANAVEDAVAELGVRILEVPVTPARLFALLSGARTPRR
- a CDS encoding DNA-3-methyladenine glycosylase 2 family protein; this translates as MRAAGRFRLEPDAISDPFASLAESIVYQQLTGKAAATIFGRVKAIYAPARTLAPRTVLDTDDARLRAAGLSRAKTEALKDLAGKTLDGTVPTIRELGRMADEEIVERLTAVRGIGRWTVEMMLIFRLGRPDVMPATDYGLRKGYARAFRKRKLPEPRALLAHSERWRPFRTMASWYLWRANELDEIPFCR
- a CDS encoding tripartite tricarboxylate transporter permease, with translation MQPLSDLAFGLSVALQPGNALYAVLGCVIGTVVGVLPGIGPIAAVSLLLPGTFGLDATRGVILLGGVYYGAMYGGSTTSILLRIPGEAASVVTCLDGYAMAQKGRAGPALMIAAVGSFVAGTLAVVGLMFLTPALARLALRFGPPEYAALLILGFVAIGYMSGGSMLKALLMAALGLILGTIGIDLSGHQRFTYGVAELGDGIGVVPVAVGLFGLAEILATAGRKLPPKAFAARLRDLPPSAEEWRASAGPIARGTVVGFLIGAVPGPAHIIASFASYALERRLSRHPERFGQGAIEGVAGPEAANNAAAEAAFAPMLALGVPSNAIMAIMMAAMMIHGVTPGPMLLREHPGVFWGFIASMYVGNLVLLILNLPLVGLFATLLRIPYRILYPLIVAFCVLGVYAVNGSVVEVWIMAVMGLAGWALRKLDYEPAPLVIGLVLAPIFEMSLRQSLILSGGSYVIFLQRPLAASLLGLAGGLLLLALVPLVRRLGTAGPSPVA